One region of Ictalurus furcatus strain D&B chromosome 17, Billie_1.0, whole genome shotgun sequence genomic DNA includes:
- the LOC128621051 gene encoding olfactory receptor 4K5-like: protein MTILTMESLGIPPSSVVSAFIFCILTYCLILLFNSMLLATIVAQRNLHKPMYILLFNLSICDLMGATAFYPQLVCSILSQSREISYPACALQGILLHVYGGGSLSFLSVMAYDRYIAICKPLRYNNLMTQSTLVKLIFMVWSVNITLIGTSFILTISAEICRTNIVDMHCNNPSLMKLICEDTRVMNYFGYVTVILLQSFSLLTVSLTYIKILITCLSTKQAKSISKAMQTCGTHLVVFLSFEINTLFLLTSHRLESASPHLRRAFGISIIIFPPILNPLIYGLKTREIRQTIFKFIQRKVSSV, encoded by the coding sequence ATGACAATTCTGACCATGGAATCGTTGGGCATTCCACCatccagtgttgtttctgcatTTATCTTTTGCATTCTCACATATTGTTTAATTTTACTCTTCAACTCCATGTTGCTTGCAACTATTGTTGCACAAAGGAATCTGCATAAACCAATGTACATACTGCTGTTTAATTTGTCCATATGTGACCTTATGGGAGCTACAGCTTTTTACCCACAGCTGGTTTGTAGTATACTGTCTCAGAGTAGAGAAATATCCTACCCTGCCTGTGCCTTGCAAGGCATCCTTCTTCATGTCTATGGGGGAGGATCTCTTTCATTTCTTAGTGTTATGGCTTATGACAGATACATTGCCATTTGCAAACCTTTGAGATACAATAATCTGATGACCCAAAGTACATTGGTGAAACTTATTTTTATGGTCTGGTCTGTAAATATTACTTTGATCGGGACTTCATTTATACTCACAATAAGCGCAGAAATCTGCAGGACAAATATAGTGGACATGCACTGCAATAATCCTTCTTTAATGAAGTTAATCTGTGAGGATACAAGAGTGATGAACTACTTTGGCTACGTTACTGTAATTCTTCTACAAAGTTTTTCCCTACTAACAGTATCGTTAACATATATCAAAATCCTAATTACATGTCTTTCTACAAAACAGGCAAAATCTATAAGTAAGGCAATGCAAACCTGTGGGACacatttagttgtttttctgAGTTTTGAGATTAACACACTGTTTCTATTGACATCTCACAGGTTAGAATCAGCATCTCCACACTTAAGAAGGGCCTTTGGTATTTCAATTATTATCTTTCCTCCAATTCTTAACCCTCTAATTTATGGTTTGAAAACAAGGGAAATTCGACAAACAATTTTTAAGTTCATACAAAGAAAGGTTTCTTCTGTCTAA